The following coding sequences are from one Gossypium hirsutum isolate 1008001.06 chromosome A12, Gossypium_hirsutum_v2.1, whole genome shotgun sequence window:
- the LOC107921927 gene encoding uncharacterized protein, translated as MSARAARGRGHGRGRSSTLAGPSSSGHMPVANAPAMLCVLERVVGASTGNGIRGSIFERLWANGTEIFRGVSGVAPNVAEYWLEATERIMNDLDYSVEQKLKGAISLLRDEAYQWWLTVRDRTPVNRVTWELFKMVFKGKYVGASYVDARRKEFLNLVQGGKTVAEYEAEFLRLSRYAVGIVATEYECSVRFEDGFRDELRVLITLQRERDFAALVEKAKIAEEVKRTERQNHEKDRNRFWRDSEPSGGANRSAKRARVEEPVRVVPINFVRPQVCGDCGKVQVAEWRVAQPVRDGPQPPRGHGEGRGCNGNGRGRGVPDRGVGNAEARQPALVYTARR; from the exons aTGAGTGCGAGAGCAGCTCGTGGAAGGGGCCATGGACGTGGTCGAAGTAGTACACTGGCTGGgccttcgtcttcaggacatatgccagTGGCaaatgcaccg GCAATGCTttgtgttctggaaagggttgttgGGGCAAGTACAGGTAACGGAATTCGAGGATCTATTTTCGAGCGACTTTGGGCTAACGGGACAGAGATCTTTAgaggcgtatctggtgtagccccgaatgtggctgagtattggttagaggctACGGAACGAATTATGAATGATTTAGACTATTCCGTAGAGCAGAAGTTGAAAGGAGCCATATCATTACTacgggatgaggcttatcagtggtggctcactgtgagagataGGACCCCTGTTAACAgggtgacttgggagctgtttaagatgGTCTTCaagggaaagtatgttggggcaagttatgtggacgcccgcagGAAAGAATTTCTGAATCTGGTTCAAGGGGGTAAGacagttgctgagtacgaggctgagtttctgaggctgagccggtATGCCGTTGGGATAGTTGCTACAGAGTATGAATGTAGtgtgcgcttcgaggatggttttagagatgaacttagggtgctaatTACTCTGCAAAGGGAGCGAGACTTTGCTGCTttggtggagaaagctaagatagctgaggaggtgaaGCGTACTGAAAGACAGAATCATGAAAAGGATCGGAACCGATTTTGGAGGGATTCAGAACCCTCGGGTGGTGCAAATAGGAGTGCTAAAAGGGCAAGAGTAGAAGAGCCAGTTCGAGTAGTTCCGATAAATTTTGTTAGACCACAAGTTtgtggggactgtggtaag gttcaagttgcaGAATGGAGGGTTGCTCAACCGGTGAGAgatggaccacaaccaccgagaggacatGGAGAAGGTAGGGGCtgtaatggaaatggtcgaggtcgaggagTACCCGACAGAGGGGTTggaaatgctgaggctcgacagccagcgttggtgtatacAGCTCGTCGctga